In a single window of the Paenibacillus sp. MMS20-IR301 genome:
- a CDS encoding YtxH domain-containing protein gives MNKAETEYPVESGSTFFKGIFIGGLLGAAAALLFAPKPGREMRSDLSDKLTLATDKTKEVAGVVTDKTKTIATTVSEKATDLASTVSAKASDIFTTVSDSKEQIAATLSETGKKIGETVSEASKDVASDVRDASKDVADEAKDSSKEVADKAKDASKAVADEAKDAKEEVKASYKSNY, from the coding sequence AATAAAGCAGAGACGGAATATCCGGTAGAGAGCGGCAGCACATTTTTCAAAGGAATCTTTATAGGCGGCCTGCTTGGAGCAGCGGCAGCACTGCTATTCGCGCCGAAGCCCGGCCGTGAAATGCGCAGCGACCTGTCGGACAAGCTTACGCTGGCTACAGATAAAACCAAAGAGGTTGCCGGAGTCGTAACGGACAAGACCAAGACGATTGCTACTACAGTCAGCGAAAAAGCTACCGATCTGGCAAGCACCGTATCAGCCAAAGCTTCGGACATCTTCACTACGGTCAGCGACAGCAAGGAGCAGATTGCTGCAACCCTGTCGGAAACCGGTAAAAAAATCGGTGAGACGGTAAGCGAAGCTTCCAAGGATGTAGCTTCTGATGTCAGGGATGCGTCCAAGGACGTAGCCGATGAAGCCAAAGACTCATCCAAAGAGGTTGCTGATAAGGCAAAGGACGCCTCCAAAGCGGTTGCTGACGAAGCTAAGGATGCCAAGGAGGAAGTTAAAGCTTCCTACAAATCGAACTATTAA